The following is a genomic window from Mya arenaria isolate MELC-2E11 chromosome 4, ASM2691426v1.
CTTTCAATAGTTGACGGTAAATAGTGATTTatcatacataaaaaatgtaataaatgcagAAGGTAAAAAGTgattataaattaacaaattgttcaCAAATCTATAATCTGCTTTACACAATTATATCTTCACAAAGATACACAAACTATACAGTACATGAGAAAGGCTACATGTAATTATTTGGTGAAGTTATTTAAATGGCTCCTCTGTACAATAgaagaacaatatttttttgtgtacttagcaatttaaatatttaaaacttttaatgaGTTTAGTCACAATTTCCAGTAGAGGGGCCTAATCTGATATCAAGAATGAGTCTGTCTCTTTGTACACACTAAGCCTTTAAAACTAAGCGAAAGaggaacatgaaaaaataaacatttttcaaaagttcTGTTTTTAACAACCAATATATTTCTTCTACACCAACATAGGACAATgcacataaaaacatataatctGCAGTTTTAGTGAAAGACAGTTGTTGCTCAATATAGAAGAAGGCCTCACAACTGTCTGGCATTAGAActtcaaatatcaaattgctTAACAAATTTACTCTGTAAACTTTGTGAACACAGTCTATTTAGAATTCTAGCTACCAGTACACAAAGCAAGGGGAAAGAAGCCATTTGTACAAAagtcaaaataagcacaagcctgAAAGCCCTGGAATGGTACTATGTTTTCAAAGCTTGctcaaaattttataaatattagcCAGCTATTTTgcaatttctttatattttttaagttatttcaaattCCGAACTGACaggtgatttttaaaaaatcttataatCTTATTTCATTCTTCAAATATCATGGCAAACAATTTCATTCCTGCCAAGTATCAGAAAATGAATCATATCAGGAAAGCAGCTTAAATTGTATTCACAAGTATTATGTACAAAGCAATacaattttactaaataaatacataatatttcactGTATCAGATCTATCTTTTATTTAGTTCATTGATGTCCCAACTGCATAGTGTTATCAACAACTTCAGCATCTAAGTCCATCCCAACCAAAGGCATTCGCATTTGCGAGTCAGTATGTTTCACATGTTACTGCTTACGCCATGCTATCATTTGGCCCAATTTGCGTGAGAGCCAACACTAAAATGTCACGCTTTTCCTTGAAGAACCTCAGCTCCCGACCAGCCAGCCTCGCACTCTCCAACTCACGCTCTGCAATCTCAAGCTCCCTCTCGATGATGGATGTGCTCTCTTGTTCCCGGGCGATCCAATCAAGAGCCATCTGTGAGCGCATGTCATCGTCGAGTGCACGGTGTGTGTAGTGTGAGAGTACTTCCTGTCGAGAACAGTTCCGCTCCCTCATCGCCTTCAGGCTGCCATTCCAGTGTAGCAGTTGAAAGACAGTCATCAGTTCCTGGAACTCCAGCATCGTGCGAGTTTTGTTCGAGTCCAGCATGAACCGGAATGCTCCAATCCCAGTGTTTGGATTGTCCGCCTCCTCCAAGTTACCCTAAAATGTATACATTGCATATTATTAGAGCAAATAATTGTATGGAATTCATGGTCAGCTAGAAAACACAGTACATGTACAATTCTTTTGTTACTAAAAGATAAGAAAtggttaatatttttgtttattcgaTATTCAGATTGTTAAATTCAGAAACCACGAACCTTGAAAGATGCACAGGCATCTCTTACAGCTCTCTCTATGAACTCATCTGTGATTTTCCTTGATGGGTGCTCATTGAAAACGGAGTTCATGAGAGCAATTTTAGCCGCACTTCGCCTTGCCTCAGCCTTTGTTGGACAATGCTGAAATGGAgttattgcttttattattagCAGATGAATAAAAAGCATTCTTAGAAAATCAGAATTTAAAGCTGTTTTCTCACAGAACTGTATaccattttttacaacttttttattttttgtcttggaaagagcaaatttttgcgtaaatatctgcaaaccaatgatatataattgctgacaaaaaatcagatcgtagattttcatatttccattccaaaattaatgttttatgacttaaaccattgttttatggcttaaaccattactaacagtttaagaaaattgcgtaaaacatcaatttttgaacttaaatataaaaatctgcgatctattttttgtcagcagtcttatataactggtttccatggattttcgcaaaagctctagtctgatttttttatattctaatGTAAGGTACAAAAAACATGGAAGCCTGGCTTGATATAAATCAATGAATTTTCTAGTGTGCATTCTGATCATTGTCGAAGTTCATGTACTGTACTTAGGGTTGTGCTTCTTCATCAGTCAACATTTCCAGAGCAATTTCCCAGTTAAGTGGGATTAGTGCATGTGCTCTTTTGAGGAGGATATTTCATGTTGATTTCCTCTTAAGgctaaatttcaattaattacatTAATTACAAAATACCGTACATTTAGTACATATTGACTTCTTTTCAAACAGGAAACCTGCCTAACCAGTTCAGTGTATAGAAACCACCATCACTGAAACACAACTGAGCCCAAAATGAcgtgttttaaatagttttgagaAGGGAATTTTGGGctgttatttattaaacatataccTTTTGCGAAGGGGAATGGGGCCGAATTCCCTATGCTGTTATTATaccctgtcatgcaacacatgtttatataatataataatgcatgACACTGTTTTTCTGTTTGGATTCTTGGTCAAGattgataattatatacacaAGTTAATATATAATTGTGGTATGTACATTTAAGTGATCAAATGCAAGCCCATTTTGTACCAGTATAAGGTAAACAGTTTCAAGGTTATAATAATATACACCATCATTACACCATCATTACATGCTGcaattaatatatcaatatgacCTAACATTAGTTAGACCATGTATCTCAGTTTGTCCTTCATACCTTACATTTAAACTAATGATTTATAGCACATAAGGCTAGTTTCAATCATTTCATTCTCCATTCATTTGCAATGATAATGAAcctaattttaaatttaatatcttgTCATAGGTCCAAATATAAATGAGGTGAAATAGCTAGATCTCTGCCCTAAACTGCCATAGGTAGAGATTAATCACAACATCTTATAATCATACACATTTTTTTGAATTTCTATCATTCTTTCATGTTTGATGGTAGTTTTTGTCAATTTAGTTCATTTAATCCACACTGGCATGTTTTATCTTTGACAAGGTTTGTTTATTGATGTCTTTAAAGCTGGCTTGAATACCGCCTGtgacatgaataaataaatgctcTCAATTAGGTATCATTAAACTGTCTCCAACTGAATCTTCCCTTTCATAGTTTGAATATTTCCATGCATTGGTATATCATTTTCGGTTGtgtacatataatataacaaattttttatgcaatactttaaacatattaatgcaaGGGAAAATGACTTATACCAAAGAAGACAGGGCATTCATTATTATAAGCCAGTATGGttttaatgcatactttaatgCATACTTCAACTGGCAATTTTCTGCCTGGattacttttatcaaatttgacCACAGTTTCGACACATAATCTACAGCAAATCCCTCTGGTCATGTCAACTGTTTACTTGACCAATACTTTTATCTATTTACTTTAACAGAAGTATGATAAAATTCAAATAGTCAATAAAGTATGTCATTACTCTGTAATGTGTATCCAATGTTTCATCCATGGCCTTCATTAAGTACATGTGAATGACTAAACCAAGAAATTACAAAGAACTTCTcctgtacaatgtatatacaaacaattACATGTTAAATTGAAGTTACCTTTAGAAACTATCAAATAAATTCTACAGATATTGGCTGAAAAAAACCCATTGCAGTGAGTGGGAggaatacaaattaaatattctCATTTAGATCTAAAACACCAGCAGTCGAAAGCAATCaatctttttttcaatatagCAGCTACTCAGAACAAAATTGTTGAAGAATTCTCCCCTTCAAACTTGACCActgttgttataaatatatgtacgtATCCAAAAAAGTCCTGCTTAATTTGATGCAACAATGGTTTTTGGAATAAAGTGTTTTGGGGGTATTTAGGTATGTCAAAATATGCCTATCATCCTGATTTTCATTAGCAGTAACATAAAGCTGaaaattagagaaaaaaaattgtttttggtAATTTCCGAAAAATACATGTAGGTGCAGTACTATGTTAATCTGACAAACGAAATACAGTTTTGTGTGGCCTAATGTATACAATATCAGGATTAGTTTTTCATGGTACCggaatatttcaaatgaattcattaattattcatgttcAGGTAATTGACAACAGGTAATATTACCTGCAGTGGTTAAGTTGCTCAACTATTTAGTATTAAACGCAATCACTGACAGTCATCTTAATCCTGGAAGACCAATATCTAACTTGCATTGTaagaaatgtttaagacaaaaaaatcataaaatttactGGCATTCcttcaatgatttcaaaacaaaaataaattcctTAAATCAACAAGCACTCCATCTTTAGCTAGTGTGTAAATAAGTTAGGGTTTCAGGTAAGCAGTTTTAGAAGATGTCTTCCCTCTGCCCTTTTTTTGCCCTGAGCCCCCTTTTAGACCCAGATGTGTACCCTTTTGCCCTAACAGAATTATTCTCGCCTTCATTGCTTATGATAATCAAAcagcatttttatataaaaaaaaacttgtgtgATTATGGGTACATAAAAACTTTACATATTTGACCTTAGTAAACCTTAATACTAATAATTCCAATGAAACACAATTTCCAAATTTGTTGTCAAAATCTGAATACCTAGGATCTTTACAGGCCGACAGTGCAATACAATGAGCCCATTTCTCACTAAGTACCCTGCCCTGATTCTGCAGCCTCTGCCCATTTTCAAGTCTTGCAAAAACACTATACACATGTATTGACTATTCTGATTCCATGACAACAGTCAAATGGTATATGTGTTGAATATTCTACAGAATGTCTGAAAAATGAATATCTAAAAATTTAAAGTCACAATTAGCCCTGGTATTTTCCGTTAGAATTCAGACATGCTGATTTTCATTGGGTTTCATGCTGTTATACCTGAAAACTGCCAAAGCAGCTTCCACCAGGAAGAGAGACAAAGCACACATATGGTGGAGAGGTTGCAGGTTGGGACTCGTAAACTACCAGGGCCCCATTCTTTAGGTCGGCCCCGCGGTCCTGCTTCATCTGCCAGAACTCCTGTAGGGCCTCAACAACattcactgaaacaaacaacacactacataacTCCTGTATCTTGGCTTGTACATCATatggtataaaaaatattatggtaACGTTACATAACAGTTATAGCATCTTACAGTAACTAACAGTACCAAGTTCATTATTATTACctacaaaatatatgttgttttttctggtTTTTAAGACCTAAGAAACAtaaaaattgattgttttgccatacaatacatacatgtaagaTTAGATATTAAAGGAACAGTTGCTAAATATTTTGTGATAATTATACATATTAGTAATTCTTAATGATTGCAGGAGTTTTCGGTCACTGAACATGCACTGATTCATCACcattaaaatggttaaaaactTAAACATCATCTCCCCATAAAAAGGAGTGTGTTTCAAATTTCATATGGAGAGAGCAGTGTTGATTCAAGGACAATAAAAACTGACACCCAATAGCTATTATATGGTTTTGCAATCTGTTCTCTTTTGTGAATGGAGAGTCATTGTGGTACAAGATCTTCATGTTTTGTTACAGTATAATATACCATGCAAGCTTCATGAATGGATGGGGTTTTACTTAACATTATTAAGACTCATACAGGAAtgcaatttaactcattaaaataccttttataaaaaaaaatcaagcttatattaaaaactagaatatttttttacacaaacaGCGGAAATGATATAATGATTGTTGAAAGAATATTCACGCAAGGTAGGGTCTGAATATCTGACTCTGGAATGTCTTGAAAAATACCTATCAAAATGAGGGATTTCTTCAGGCTTGATAATTTGATTCCTTTTTATGATTACGAGATGATTACCGTATACTAACTACCAtggaaagttaaaaaaaaaaaaaattaatacaaagTACTACTTAGAAGCAATATTTATATCTATTAGTTTGTTCTGCATCTTTATAAATCTAAGTTACTAGTGTGATTAAAGACAGCTAGTCCATAATAGATGATGGTTTGCTCAGTCACCTTAGTGTCGgcataaaattaaatgtaaaaacctaATCTATTCATCTATGTTTCATTAATATCCAACTTTTCATCAGGAAGTACATGTTCAGTAGACATTTGCTGAATAAAATAGAGAAGATTTAAATAGATAATTAGATCCCTTGGTTCTTTGACATACTGGTCTAAAATAGCACGGATACAAACGATAATATTTTCCTGGTACATGATCATAAAAGGTGTATTTTACCAATACTTAGAAATCCAAATTTCCCAGTACTACCCTCTAATACTGAGCAACCAAGGCCATCACCCCTACTTTAGGGAAAGGGGCCACAGTCCATTGAAGAGGGAATTTCGAATGGGggaatttttaaaataatattttctactaaaaatagaaaaattatcatgattattcacAGAATTTCTCCTGCttttacatttatcaatataatttcacACTTTAAGAGAGAATAGTATGTAGgactttttaatttttcatccTGAGGGAGAAATTTTGAatctattaaatataaaaaaatgaaagaaaaggGCCCTGGGACACAGGCAAGAGAGCTACAGTTAGTaccattttaaaagtttttggTATGAGGCTGCCTGAATAGAACCATCAACCTACTGCTGACCAAGTGGATACTCTTCCCTGGGCTAGTCTATTAAAACAGCTGCTTCCGAatctttttatgttttcttttggCAACTCTATACAAAAGTGGACTTCCTTTTTTCTGAGCCGAAATCATAGCACTTAGAATATCTTACGGTAATAACACACATGCCTATAGTCTTCATTAGCTCACTAATACAAATTTTATTCAGTAAACCAAAGTAGCAATGAAAAGTTGACAGGAGCCAATCTGTATCAGTTTTCATGGAAATCTAGTGTAATTAGAAAAAGGTTTTGGCTACTAAATCATTAATGTGTAACTTTTGTTagtttatttaacatatcaGTGTAATTACAGTCAAAGAATATAGTTCACATTTGTATGATTTGGTGTACTTGTGGCATTAATGAGGATATTATGAttgtccaaatgttaaaaagttcCCCAAATGCACATTACtgtactggttgacggtacatttccaaacagggcacaaatcccgaacaccggctaaaacacgcgtttgtttaccgtgatcaattattcgatgatctagatcaatataGAGGCtcgccttggtcacacttgcgaagtttcatcttgttttgttaattatttttctaaaaaaatgccattcaatgtttatatcttaaagatcaaaatgtagcacatgggggaatgacgtcagagggcgcacgcgcatctttaggttttgcagatatgttgacctacattcaaggtatttataaatagaaatcacgctttacatttgaattgtatgttttgaaaaacatcggaaacaataaataactttacagctaagtgtttatttaatatagcatacttattaattataattgtatgaccatgtattttcggtTCGCATGTgatcggtatttgtgccctccatagcataaatttAGGGGTTATTTACTGtctataaaatgaacgattttcgacataaaattgatgagattGTGAATCAgtactttgacagatgttgtcacattaaccaaagatgtttcatacgaatttttaacttactacaacaaaaactctccaaTATAActgtgaaaaacctcaaaaagtgttcagatttgtgaccttagccagtagcTACCAATGGGCTATCAGGACAGGGTTAATCTAGTGAACATTAAATTacgaaatatttataattaccTCTGCCATATCCTTGTGTATGTTTTGCGAAACTGTTAACAACTGCATCTACTGCTTCCTTCAACACAGTTTTTGCTTTCGAATCATTCATGTGTGATTGAGGTTGTCCCCGCATGGACATTGCCGCTGCAGCCATGGCTTGAGCTGACCGAGACCCAATCGAAGTTGGATCAGACATATCTGTATGTGTTCTATTAGGGGAATACACTGCCCTCTGTGATGGCTGAGGCCTTTGTTGATTGTTAGAGAAAGATGCCATTTATATCAGGCTGCATGAGTACAATATATATGGAATGCATTTATGTATGGTAAATATTGCACAATTAAGATCAACACCATTGGATATCATTGTTTATGGGTCCAGCATTTCGATTCACATATCACACTTCACAATAAAATCTTCTTGACTATTTATTTTATAGCGTTTTTTCACAAAGattgcatttataaaatgtcaGTGATATAGTTTTCTGTCACATTCAGGTTTTATCGAAAATCTTTCAAACATACACCAGTATACGTCCAAGTATTTCACCGTGGCTAAAGCACGTTTTATTCCAAATCTTAAAGAATCGAAAGAAATAAGTTATCTCTAATGAACAAAATTCTTGgttcaaaataaaaagcaccacaattctattattttatttatttatagtgTGTTCTGTTATAACGGCTCAGTTATAACGGCCTCCTCCGAAAAAgtagcagacaacagttttaaaTATAGAGACAGTGGTTTGAGAATCTTATGTGAATTAAATATACCCTGACACATAAGTCGTAACATAGTTGCATTCCTATCTGA
Proteins encoded in this region:
- the LOC128232127 gene encoding protein limb expression 1 homolog, with the translated sequence MASFSNNQQRPQPSQRAVYSPNRTHTDMSDPTSIGSRSAQAMAAAAMSMRGQPQSHMNDSKAKTVLKEAVDAVVNSFAKHTQGYGRVNVVEALQEFWQMKQDRGADLKNGALVVYESQPATSPPYVCFVSLPGGSCFGSFQHCPTKAEARRSAAKIALMNSVFNEHPSRKITDEFIERAVRDACASFKGNLEEADNPNTGIGAFRFMLDSNKTRTMLEFQELMTVFQLLHWNGSLKAMRERNCSRQEVLSHYTHRALDDDMRSQMALDWIAREQESTSIIERELEIAERELESARLAGRELRFFKEKRDILVLALTQIGPNDSMA